A window of the Vigna angularis cultivar LongXiaoDou No.4 chromosome 3, ASM1680809v1, whole genome shotgun sequence genome harbors these coding sequences:
- the LOC108324900 gene encoding GDT1-like protein 4, translating into MSSIVQGFTKSLAMTILSEIGDKTFFAAAILAMRHPRRLVLSGCLSSLIVMTILSALVGWAAPNLISRTWTHHITTLLFLGFGLWSLKDALFEQGDAEELAEVEAKLDKDWKANNGAAKNSKKVDDVAKKQQRSFLSQFFSPIFLQAFSITFFGEWGDKSQLATIGLAADENPFGVVLGGILGQALCTSAAVVGGKSLASRISEKIVALSGGILFIVFGIQSYLSPVES; encoded by the exons ATGAGTTCAATCGTTCAG GGTTTCACGAAGTCCTTGGCCATGACTATTCTCTCGGAGATCGGCGACAAAACATTTTTTGCTGCTGCG ATATTGGCTATGAGGCACCCACGACGTCTAGTCTTATCAGGTTGCTTATCATCTTTGATT GTGATGACCATTCTGTCTGCTCTTGTTGGCTGGGCTGCTCCTAATCTG ATTTCCCGTACTTGGACTCATCACATTACTACATTGTTATTCTTGGGGTTTGGGCTTTGGTCCCTGAAAGATGCATTATTTGAACAAGG GGATGCTGAAGAATTGGCTGAAGTTGAAGCTAAATTG GATAAAGATTGGAAGGCTAACAATGGAGCTGCAAAAAATAGCAAAAAG GTTGATGATGTCGCTAAAAAGCAGCAGCGGTCATTTTTATCTCAGTTTTTCTCTCCTATCTTTCTACAG GCATTTTCTATCACTTTTTTTGGTGAATGGGGTGACAAGAGCCAG CTGGCTACCATAGGTTTGGCTGCAGATGAGAATCCATTTGGTGTTGTTCTCGGGGGGATTCT GGGACAAGCGTTGTGCACCTCTGCTGCTGTTGTTGGAGGGAAGAGTTTAGCTTCTCGGATATCtgaaaaaatt GTTGCACTCTCCGGCGgaattctttttattgtttttggaATTCAATCATACCTTTCTCCTGTGGAATCATGA
- the LOC108326669 gene encoding uncharacterized protein LOC108326669 — MMDSPSSSSSEFVSIATANQSAARSSGERVATEQSRRWHDVFWLGIFLIHLIGFGFLLGVLGLNRFERENRLNIDKFTSRFSENQSGLTETYWPLYAAAGGVGTLLGWGWLLLLGSQATQMMKVSVHILTTYLAVVSVLCFWAGQIFWGVAFAIGALLQFLYVISVIDRLPFTMLILQKAVKMIWNLPEVMRVAYAFMFVVLLWMALWSFGAAGVVASSMGDGGRWWLLVVLSVSLFWTGAVLCNTVHVIVSGMVFLVLFHGGRDAASIPANSLVKSLQYALTTSFGSICYGSLFTAAIRTLRWKIRGFRSKIGNNECLLCLVDFLFHLVETLVRFFNKYAYVQIAVYGKSFNRSARDAWELLQSTGVEALVAYDCSGAVLLMGTIFGGLITGTCSGIWAWVKWSDRIIMIGSTSMLMGMVLVGLAMVVVESAVTSIYICYAEDPSLIQRWDAEFFNQMSETLHQRLQYRSARAREVLTHNRFDDLVPQNARI; from the exons ATGATGGATTccccctcttcctcctcctctgaGTTCGTTTCCATAGCCACCGCCAATCAG AGTGCGGCCAGGAGCAGTGGAGAACGGGTGGCTACGGAGCAGTCGCGGCGGTGGCATGACGTGTTCTGGTTAGGAATATTCTTAATCCATTTGATTGGGTTTGGGTTCCTTCTGGGGGTTCTTGGTCTAAATAGGTTTGAGAGAGAGAATAGACTTAACATTGACAAGTTTACCTCCCGGTTTTCTGAGAACCAATCCGGGTTGACTGAGACTTACTGGCCCCTTTATGCTGCTGCTGGTGGGGTTGGGACTCTTCTTGGATggggttggttgttgttgttgggcTCCCAGGCAACTCAAATGATGAAGGTGTCTGTTCACATACTTACCACTTACCTTGCTGTGGTCAGTGTTTTGTGTTTCTGGGCTGGCCAGATTTTCTGGGGGGTTGCTTTTGCCATTGGAGCTCTTCTGCAGTTCCTTTATGTCATATCAGTCATAGACAG ACTCCCATTTACGATGTTGATTCTGCAAAAGGCTGTGAAGATGATTTGGAATCTTCCTGAGGTTATGAGAGTGGCATATGCTTTTATGTTTGTTGTGCTTTTATGGATGGCCTTATGGTCATTTGGAGCAGCAGGTGTTGTGGCTTCAAGCATGGGTGATGGTGGACGCTGGTGGCTTCTTGTG GTTCTCTCTGTGAGCTTGTTTTGGACAGGTGCAGTACTATGTAATACTGTGCATGTTATAGTGTCTGGGATGgtgtttcttgttctttttcatGGTGGTAGAGATGCAGCTTCGATTCCAGCTAACTCCTTAGTGAAATCTCTACAGTATGCTTTAACTACATCGTTTGGCAGCATTTGCTATGGTTCATTATTTACTGCAGCAATTAGGACACTACGATGGAAG ATACGAGGATTTCGGTCTAAGATAGGCAATAATGAGTGTTTACTTTGCCTTGTTGATTTCCTTTTCCATCTCGTGGAGACTCTTGTTCGTTTCTTTAACAAGTATGCCTATGTTCAG ATTGCTGTTTACGGTAAAAGCTTTAACCGGTCGGCTAGAGATGCATGGGAGTTACTCCAGTCGACTGGGGTTGAAGCACTTGTGGCCTATGATTGTTCGGGTGCTGTGCTTCTAATGGGTACTATTTTTGGTGGACTGATAACCGGAACTTGCTCTGGTATTTGGGCATGGGTTAAATGGAGTGACAGAATTATTATGATCGGATCCACGTCCATGCTGATGGGGATGGTATTG GTTGGATTGGCAATGGTCGTGGTTGAAAGTGCTGTTACATCCATATACATCTGCTATGCAGAGGACCCCTCATTGATTCAAAGATGGGACGCTGAATTTTTCAACCAAATGTCTGAGACACTTCATCAGCGACTTCAATATAGAAGTGCTCGAGCAAGGGAAGTTTTAACACACAATCGATTCGATGACCTTGTACCCCAAAACGCACGTATCTGA
- the LOC108324904 gene encoding transcription factor TGA2.2 isoform X2 yields the protein MQSFNPTESESTSPLYSHSSFIHRGNDANPNPTRFSDLQHSFRQHDAVDLSSSSVFGAKSNNMAVVASNLQCGTFNTNLGGAEFGSTVVGCVETESQHMYQRGNCSATMPMGNQYVEKWADDSQHTEDTCTDIDTDDKNQCFSTVSWGNGVGDGALVVVDSQDQSKTKVKPEDQKTVRRLAQNREAARKSRLRKKAYVQQLESSRVRLAQLEQELQRARQQGVLIANGLTAERGHSVVGNGALAFDMDYVRWVDEHQRLINDLRSAINSRMGDNELYVLVDGVMAHYDELFRLKSIGAKADVFHILSGMWKTPAERCFIWLGGFRSSELLKIVRNQLEPLTEEQLMGIYNLQQSSQQAEDALSQGMEALQQSLSDTLSTSSQGSSGSGNVAEYMGQMAIALGKLATLESFLHQADLLRQQTLQQMRRILTTFQAARALLVINDYVSRLRALNSLWLACPREY from the exons ATGCAAAGCTTCAACCCAACCGAATCAGAATCAACCTCGCCACTCTATTCCCACTCTTCCTTCATTCACCG GGGAAATGACGCCAACCCAAATCCCACGCGCTTCTCTGATCTTCAGCATTCTTTTCGGCAGCACGATGCTGTTGATTTAAGCTCAA GTTCTGTGTTTGGTGCGAAGTCGAACAATATGGCTGTTGTTGCAAGCAACTTGCAGTGTGGGACATTCAACACG AACCTTGGAGGTGCAGAGTTTGGTTCGACGGTTGTAGGGTGTGTTGAGACAGAGTCTCAACACATGTATCAGAGAGGAAACTGTAGCGCCACCATGCCCATGGGGAACCAGTATGTTGAGAAATGGGCAGATGATAGCCAACACACTGAAGATACTTGCACAGACATCGACACCGATGATAAAAACCAA TGTTTCTCTACCGTGTCTTGGGGCAATGGAGTTGGAGACGGGGCACTTGTAGTTGTGGACTCCCAGGATCAAAGTAAGACAAAGGTTAAACCCGAAGACCAGAAG ACCGTTCGTAGGCTAGCTCAGAATCGCGAGGCAGCTAGGAAGAGTCGGCTGAGGAAAAAG GCATATGTGCAACAGTTGGAGAGCAGTCGAGTTAGGCTTGCACAATTAGAACAAGAGCTTCAACGGGCACGTCAGCAG GGTGTTCTTATTGCAAATGGACTCACTGCGGAACGAGGACATTCAGTTGTTGGAAATG GAGCGTTAGCATTTGACATGGACTATGTTCGATGGGTGGATGAGCATCAAAGGCTGATCAATGATCTAAGATCAGCTATAAATTCTCGAATGGGTGATAATGAACTTTATGTTCTTGTTGATGGAGTCATGGCACATTACGATGAATTATTCAGGTTGAAGAGCATAGGGGCAAAGGCTGATGTATTTCATATACTTTCTGGGATGTGGAAGACTCCTGCAGAAAGATGCTTCATATGGCTAGGTGGATTTCGTTCTTCTGAACTTCTCAAG ATAGTTAGAAACCAGCTTGAACCATTAACGGAAGAGCAGTTGATGGGCATTTACAATCTGCAACAGTCTTCCCAGCAAGCTGAGGATGCATTATCACAAGGCATGGAAGCATTGCAGCAGTCTCTTTCAGATACACTTTCAACCTCCTCACAGGGATCATCTGGTTCTGGAAATGTTGCCGAGTACATGGGTCAAATGGCAATTGCATTAGGCAAGCTTGCCACACTTGAGAGTTTCCTTCATCAG GCTGATCTCTTGAGGCAACAAACTCTGCAACAGATGAGACGAATTCTGACCACTTTCCAAGCTGCGCGGGCACTACTTGTCATAAATGATTACGTTTCACGACTCAGAGCTCTTAATTCTCTATGGTTAGCGTGCCCAAGAGAGTACTAG
- the LOC108324904 gene encoding transcription factor TGA2.2 isoform X1: MHQQVLLLIYFSFGITNIKFSKTEFLCFSLFCNRGNDANPNPTRFSDLQHSFRQHDAVDLSSSSVFGAKSNNMAVVASNLQCGTFNTNLGGAEFGSTVVGCVETESQHMYQRGNCSATMPMGNQYVEKWADDSQHTEDTCTDIDTDDKNQCFSTVSWGNGVGDGALVVVDSQDQSKTKVKPEDQKTVRRLAQNREAARKSRLRKKAYVQQLESSRVRLAQLEQELQRARQQGVLIANGLTAERGHSVVGNGALAFDMDYVRWVDEHQRLINDLRSAINSRMGDNELYVLVDGVMAHYDELFRLKSIGAKADVFHILSGMWKTPAERCFIWLGGFRSSELLKIVRNQLEPLTEEQLMGIYNLQQSSQQAEDALSQGMEALQQSLSDTLSTSSQGSSGSGNVAEYMGQMAIALGKLATLESFLHQADLLRQQTLQQMRRILTTFQAARALLVINDYVSRLRALNSLWLACPREY; the protein is encoded by the exons ATGCACCAACAAGTGCTTctgttgatttatttttcttttggtattACAAATATAAAGTTTTCTAAAACAGAGTTTCTCTGTTTTTCTCTGTTCTGTAACAGGGGAAATGACGCCAACCCAAATCCCACGCGCTTCTCTGATCTTCAGCATTCTTTTCGGCAGCACGATGCTGTTGATTTAAGCTCAA GTTCTGTGTTTGGTGCGAAGTCGAACAATATGGCTGTTGTTGCAAGCAACTTGCAGTGTGGGACATTCAACACG AACCTTGGAGGTGCAGAGTTTGGTTCGACGGTTGTAGGGTGTGTTGAGACAGAGTCTCAACACATGTATCAGAGAGGAAACTGTAGCGCCACCATGCCCATGGGGAACCAGTATGTTGAGAAATGGGCAGATGATAGCCAACACACTGAAGATACTTGCACAGACATCGACACCGATGATAAAAACCAA TGTTTCTCTACCGTGTCTTGGGGCAATGGAGTTGGAGACGGGGCACTTGTAGTTGTGGACTCCCAGGATCAAAGTAAGACAAAGGTTAAACCCGAAGACCAGAAG ACCGTTCGTAGGCTAGCTCAGAATCGCGAGGCAGCTAGGAAGAGTCGGCTGAGGAAAAAG GCATATGTGCAACAGTTGGAGAGCAGTCGAGTTAGGCTTGCACAATTAGAACAAGAGCTTCAACGGGCACGTCAGCAG GGTGTTCTTATTGCAAATGGACTCACTGCGGAACGAGGACATTCAGTTGTTGGAAATG GAGCGTTAGCATTTGACATGGACTATGTTCGATGGGTGGATGAGCATCAAAGGCTGATCAATGATCTAAGATCAGCTATAAATTCTCGAATGGGTGATAATGAACTTTATGTTCTTGTTGATGGAGTCATGGCACATTACGATGAATTATTCAGGTTGAAGAGCATAGGGGCAAAGGCTGATGTATTTCATATACTTTCTGGGATGTGGAAGACTCCTGCAGAAAGATGCTTCATATGGCTAGGTGGATTTCGTTCTTCTGAACTTCTCAAG ATAGTTAGAAACCAGCTTGAACCATTAACGGAAGAGCAGTTGATGGGCATTTACAATCTGCAACAGTCTTCCCAGCAAGCTGAGGATGCATTATCACAAGGCATGGAAGCATTGCAGCAGTCTCTTTCAGATACACTTTCAACCTCCTCACAGGGATCATCTGGTTCTGGAAATGTTGCCGAGTACATGGGTCAAATGGCAATTGCATTAGGCAAGCTTGCCACACTTGAGAGTTTCCTTCATCAG GCTGATCTCTTGAGGCAACAAACTCTGCAACAGATGAGACGAATTCTGACCACTTTCCAAGCTGCGCGGGCACTACTTGTCATAAATGATTACGTTTCACGACTCAGAGCTCTTAATTCTCTATGGTTAGCGTGCCCAAGAGAGTACTAG
- the LOC108325665 gene encoding uncharacterized protein LOC108325665 isoform X2, with product MEMNSDPSAMSEAEYEEDTFYAEIRRQILLLTSEDNEDLLQTRTFNPINVTDGGSARSAFRFSWESPPPSNFCLWERHGSGSPPLWLMNLWKSGKGTGVFIPQVASRKIHRPASCCRKEC from the exons ATGGAGATGAATTCAGATCCTAGTGCTATGTCTGAGGCAGAATATGAAGAGGATACTTTCTATGCAGAGATTAGGAGGCAGATTCTGCTATTGACATCTGAAGATAACGAAGATTTACTCCAAACAAGAACTTTCAATCCCATTAATGTCACTGATGGTGGTTCAGCCAGGTCAGCTTTCAGATTTAGCTGGGAATCTCCACCTCCAAGCAATTTTTGTTTGTGGGAAAGACATGGTTCTGGTTCACCACCCCTTTGGCTTATGAACTTGTGGAAGAGTGGTAAGGGTACTGGGGTGTTCATTCCCCAAGTTGCATCCAGAAAAATCCATAGACCAG CATCGTGCTGCCGAAAAGAATGCTGA
- the LOC108325665 gene encoding uncharacterized protein LOC108325665 isoform X1: MEMNSDPSAMSEAEYEEDTFYAEIRRQILLLTSEDNEDLLQTRTFNPINVTDGGSARSAFRFSWESPPPSNFCLWERHGSGSPPLWLMNLWKSGKGTGVFIPQVASRKIHRPGKINSRKKVYRPVDNKN, from the exons ATGGAGATGAATTCAGATCCTAGTGCTATGTCTGAGGCAGAATATGAAGAGGATACTTTCTATGCAGAGATTAGGAGGCAGATTCTGCTATTGACATCTGAAGATAACGAAGATTTACTCCAAACAAGAACTTTCAATCCCATTAATGTCACTGATGGTGGTTCAGCCAGGTCAGCTTTCAGATTTAGCTGGGAATCTCCACCTCCAAGCAATTTTTGTTTGTGGGAAAGACATGGTTCTGGTTCACCACCCCTTTGGCTTATGAACTTGTGGAAGAGTGGTAAGGGTACTGGGGTGTTCATTCCCCAAGTTGCATCCAGAAAAATCCATAGACCAG GAAAAATCAATAGCAGAAAAAAGGTATATAGACCAGTGGATAACAAGAATTGA
- the LOC108325466 gene encoding probable carboxylesterase 6, whose amino-acid sequence MATLTSNAYLSPQYNVPKDHHLPHGCVVEEISGLIRVHKDGYVERPQVLPCVTASTISPELNVTSGDMVIDSATNTWARFYVPICQHELPLLVYFHGGGFCVGSAAWSCYHDFLARLSAEVRCVIMSVNYRLAPENPLPAPYDDGLKALMWVKQQMLYEQHEGSGSNSEWWTTKCNFSSVFLGGDSAGANIAYNVATRVAACDGVALRPLSLKGLILIQPFFGGEVRTGSEKCMAQSSGSALNLAASDTYWRLALPCGANRDHPWCNPLVKVKLEQLKVLRTLVCISEIDILKDRNLEFCDTLVRAGKRVEFELFRGVGHAFQILGKSQISKNRTKEMMARVKSFMAL is encoded by the coding sequence ATGGCTACTCTTACCTCAAACGCATACCTTAGCCCACAATACAATGTTCCCAAAGACCATCATCTACCTCATGGTTGTGTAGTTGAGGAAATATCAGGGCTTATTAGAGTTCACAAAGATGGATACGTGGAACGACCACAAGTTCTTCCATGTGTCACTGCTAGTACTATTAGTCCAGAGCTAAATGTGACATCTGGAGACATGGTCATTGACAGTGCCACGAACACATGGGCACGTTTTTACGTTCCAATTTGCCAACACGAGTTGCCATTGCTCGTTTATTTCCACGGTGGAGGCTTTTGTGTTGGGTCAGCAGCATGGAGTTGCTACCATGATTTCCTTGCAAGGCTATCTGCCGAAGTGCGGTGTGTGATTATGTCAGTGAACTATCGATTGGCCCCAGAGAACCCTCTTCCAGCACCCTATGACGACGGATTAAAGGCCCTAATGTGGGTGAAGCAACAAATGCTATATGAACAACACGAGGGTAGTGGTAGTAACAGTGAATGGTGGACTACAAAGTGTAACTTCTCCAGTGTCTTCTTGGGCGGGGACAGTGCTGGTGCTAACATAGCCTACAACGTTGCCACAAGGGTAGCTGCATGTGATGGTGTTGCTTTAAGGCCTTTGAGTCTGAAAGGTCTTATTTTGATACAACCCTTTTTCGGTGGGGAAGTAAGAACAGGTTCTGAGAAATGCATGGCTCAATCATCGGGTTCTGCTTTGAACTTGGCAGCATCTGACACTTATTGGCGCTTGGCGTTACCCTGCGGTGCGAACCGGGACCATCCGTGGTGCAACCCTTTGGTGAAAGTGAAGTTGGAGCAGTTGAAGGTCTTGCGTACCTTGGTGTGCATCTCGGAGATTGATATATTGAAAGATAGGAACTTGGAGTTTTGTGATACTTTGGTTAGAGCAGGGAAAAGGGTTGAGTTTGAGCTGTTCAGAGGTGTTGGACATGCGTTTCAGATTTTGGGTAAGTCTCAGATATCCAAGAACAGAACTAAGGAAATGATGGCTCGTGTTAAATCCTTCATGGCTCTCTGA
- the LOC108325942 gene encoding serine/threonine-protein phosphatase 2A 65 kDa regulatory subunit A beta isoform: MSMADEPLYPIAVLIDELKNDDIQLRLNSIRRLSTIARALGEERTRRELIPFLSENNDDDDEVLLAMAEELGVFIPYVGGVEHASVLLPPLETLCTVEETCVRDKAVESLCRIGSQMRESDLVEYFIPLVKRLAAGEWFTARVSACGLFHIAYPSAPETAKTELRSIYSQLCQDDMPMVRRSAASNLGKFAATVEYAHLKADVMSIFEDLTQDDQDSVRLLAVEGCAALGKLLEPQDCVAHILPVIVNFSQDKSWRVRYMVANQLYELCEAVGPEPTRTELVPAYVRLLRDNEAEVRIAAAGKVTKFCRILNPDLSIQHILPCVKELSSDSSQHVRSALASVIMGMAPVLGKEATIEQLLPIFLSLLKDEFPDVRLNIISKLDQVNQVIGIDLLSQSLLPAIVELAEDRHWRVRLAIIEYIPLLASQLGVGFFDDKLGALCMQWLQDKVHSIREAAANNLKRLAEEFGPEWAMQHIIPQVLEMSSNPHYLYRMTILRAISLLAPVMGPEITCSKLLPVVVAASKDRVPNIKFNVAKVLESIFPIVDQSVVEKSIRPCLVELSEDPDVDVRFFSNQALQAIDHVMMSS; encoded by the exons ATGTCTATGGCGGATGAACCACTCTATCCAATAGCAGTGCTTATAGACGAGTTAAAAAATGATGACATTCAGCTGCGGTTAAACTCAATTCGCAGGCTATCAACAATTGCACGTGCACTTGGGGAGGAGCGAACCCGTCGAGAATTAATTCCTTTTTTGAGTGAAAACAACGATGATGACGATGAGGTACTTCTTGCAATGGCAGAAGAGTTGGGAGTTTTCATTCCTTATGTTGGGGGAGTGGAACATGCTAGTGTGTTGCTGCCACCGCTGGAGACACTTTGCACTGTTGAGGAGACCTGTGTAAGAGATAAAGCTGTGGAATCACTTTGTAGAATTGGATCTCAGATGAGGGAGAGTGATTTAGTTGAATATTTTATACCATTAGTGAAG AGATTAGCAGCAGGTGAATGGTTTACTGCCCGGGTCTCTGCATGTGGGCTATTTCATATTGCATACCCTAGTGCACCAGAAACAGCAAAAACAGAGTTGAGATCAATATACAGTCAGTTATGTCAGGATGACATGCCTATGGTTAGAAGGTCAGCTGCATCAAATCTTGGTAAATTTGCTGCAACTGTTGAATATGCTCATTTGAAGGCTGATGTCATGTCAATTTTTGAGGATCTAACTCAAGATG ATCAAGATTCTGTGAGATTGTTGGCTGTGGAGGGCTGTGCTGCTCTAGGCAAACTATTGGAGCCACAAGATTGTGTTGCACATATTCTACCGGTTATTGTGAACTTCTCCCAG GACAAGTCTTGGCGTGTGCGTTACATGGTTGCAAATCAGTTGTATGAACTTTGTGAAGCTGTAGGCCCTGAACCTACCAG AACGGAATTGGTACCTGCTTATGTGCGATTGCTCCGAGACAATGAGGCCGAAGTACGCATAGCAGCTGCTGGAAAAGTGACCAAATTTTGTCGGATTTTAAATCCAGATCTTTCAATTCAGCATATTCTTCCTTGTGTAAAG GAATTGTCATCAGATTCTTCACAGCATGTCCGTTCTGCTTTGGCTTCAGTGATAATGGGAATGGCACCAGTCTTAGGAAAG GAAGCAACAATTGAGCAGCTTCTTCCTATTTTCCTTTCGCTTTTGAAGGATGAATTTCCTGATGTCCGCCTGAATATTATCAGCAAGCTTGATCAAGTGAATCAG GTTATCGGAATTGATCTGTTATCCCAATCTTTATTACCAGCCATTGTTGAGCTTGCTGAGGATAGGCATTGGAGGGTACGGCTTGCAATTATAGAATATATACCCTTATTGGCAAGTCAGTTGGGGGTTGGGTTTTTTGATGATAAGCTTGGTGCTCTTTGCATGCAATGGTTGCAGGATAAG GTTCATTCAATTCGTGAAGCAGCTGCTAACAACCTGAAACGCCTTGCTGAGGAATTTGGTCCTGAGTGGGCAATGCAGCACATAATACCTCAG GTTTTGGAGATGAGCAGCAATCCACACTATTTGTATCGGATGACTATTCTTCGTGCTATCTCTCTGCTTGCTCCTGTAATGGGGCCTGAAATCACATGTTCAAAGTTGTTACCGGTGGTTGTTGCTGCTTCAAAAGACCG AGTGCCCAACATAAAGTTCAATGTGGCAAAGGTATTAGAGTCCATATTCCCCATCGTTGATCAGTCT GTGGTCGAGAAGTCTATCCGTCCATGCCTGGTTGAGCTCAGTGAGGATCCTGATGTTGATGTGCGATTTTTCTCTAACCAAGCACTGCAGGCAATTGATCATGTCATGATGTCTAGCTAG